The region ACATTAAACATGTTATTATAACTAGTAATTTTCGTATCAATATAATCTCATCATATATGTGTAGGGGTATGAAACCAAGAGATTTATTGCTACGAAGATACTGGAGAAGAGAGGACGATGGCACATACGGTATTACCACTATATATATATGAAGTAATAGCTGTAGTTATGCTTGTGATTATAAACTCGTGCTTCATTCATCGGTTAACTCTTTTTTGTTCTTTTTGCTTTGATTGTGTAAAAAGCAGTGTTATTGTATCATTCCGTGTATCATTCCAAGTGCTCACCCAAGAATGGCTACGTTCGAGCTTCCCTTAAAAGTAATGTATGCTTTAAATTTTCCATATATTATTCTTTATTTTTTACCTTCATTTTAACttaattttatttctttgttgtGACGTTTGGCAGGTGGAGGATTTGTGGTGACTCCTGTAAACAAAGGAACTCAATCAGTTGTAAGACATATGCTTGCTATTGACTGGAGATTATGGAAACTAGATTTGCGACCTTCATCTGCCAAATCCATAACCATCCGTATGCTTGAGAGAGTTGCAGgtatctatctatctgtctatctattTATTATGAGAAAAGTATTTTATGATCTTGTGCGCAATCTTTACTACTAGTTACTATATGTAGTTTACTCGCATATTTTTATACATATATGAATACGATACTATGTGAGTTTTTACAATGATTTTTGTTTGCAGCACTAAGAGAGTTGTATAGAACGAAAGCAGGAAACTACTCGTCTGAGTCTCTTGTAATGACAAAAGATATTGGGTTGCCAATTACTGTAAAGGAGGATGTTAAGATTAAAGTTTCCGAAGAGAATAATAGGCCCATTGATGAACTTGTGGAAGTGCAAGATGAAGTGGACGACAGAGAAATTCGCGGCCGCACAAGTTTAATGGGATTGAATGATTCTGATGAGTTCTTTGATGTTCCTGAATCAACAGAATATGATCACTTTGATAATCCATGGCACTCGGACATGTCTTCAGAACAAATCGGCGTGCCCCAACCCAGACTATCGTCAGCTGCTGGTTTGGTCAAAAAGTTACACGATCTTGCAAGTTAGTTTTAATCGAAGTTTCTCAATTAGAATATTTTTCAATGATTTTACGAGAACATAGTTTAAATTTTTTAACATATATGTTGCAGTTCAAAAGAAGGGTTACATCGACTTGCAAGAGGCAGCTAGGGAGGAAAGTGCATCATGCTCTTATGGATTCACTCTTGCAAAAGATCCAAAATGTACTTTACCTTGCACTTGGGCCGATTCCGATCCATCTTTGTTTTTGGTTCGAGGTGAAACTTATTTACAAGACCATACAAAGGTCAAGGCAACCAACACCTTGATGCAATTGGTTGGCGCAGATTGGCTCCGGTGTGACAGACGAGAAGACGATTTGTGTAGTCGTCCCGGTTCCATAGTCCAGgtattttatttttctttcatttGCATCTTGAGTTATTAGATAGCTtaattatcattttcaaaatattACTGCTTGTAATTTCTTACGTTACGCACTTCACATTTGGATTTATTCAGAAATATGCAGCGAAAGGTGGTCCAGAATTCTTTTTTGTTATCAACATACAAGTGAGTTTGAACTCATATCATGATTATTTATTATGTTAATCGCATTTAAGTATCATATCGTTAATTTACTTTATCATACTCTTGTCTGAATCAGATGCCGGGGAGTCCCATGTATAACATCGCAGTCTATTACATGATGAAAACTCCTTTAGAAGACAATCCTTTACTGCAAAGCTTTGTTGAAGGAGATGATACTTACAGAAACTCGAGATTTAAGCTCATACCATATATTTCCAAGGTTAATTACATGTCTAAGATTTGAGATACATTTCTAAAGTTTGTGACAAGTATAAATTTGGATTCCCTTTCGATTTTCTTCTCTTAGGGATCATGGATAGTCAAGCAAAGTGTCGGGAAAAAAGCATGTTTGATCGGACAAGCGCTAGAAATAAACTACATTCGCGGCAAGAACTATCTAGAGGTTACTAACACTGCAAAATCGTTGTAATCCTTAATAGTTTAAAGTTTCATTTATTTCATATGCTAAAGTTTAAATTGTGTGAATCGTGTTATTAGCTTGACATCGATGTTGGATCTTCTACGGTTGCAAGAGGAGTGGCGAGCCTAGTTCTTGGATACCTGAACAATTTGGTGGTAGAAATTGCATTTTTGATACAGGTAACGATAACTAATTGTGATTTGTtgacggtgtaaaactttttataCTGACAGTGTATAACGTGCAGGGTAACACACAAGACGAGCTTCCTGAAGTCCTCATCGGAACATGCCGACTCAATCATATGGATGCAACCAAAGCAATTGCAGTGAATACTTAACTTCTAACTTGAAATAACTTGATATCTTTGAGGAGCAGAAGCTGAGAGTGTCTCCTATAGTATTAACAACAGCAAAAAGAAGGAAAAACACAAAGTAAAAAGGATGAAGAGTGGTACATGTTGTTAAAGAACTTGTGTCCCTGCATGCTTCATGTTTGGTCCAGATATTGGTGGTGTAGTAGGAGTTTTTCCTGTGAGATTTTGCTGAGGTTAATCACATTGCTTGCAAAGAAAGTTACTATTTAATTGTATCTCTTATATGATATGATGAAAAAATGACCTATTCTTTTGTTGATTCCTTGCGTTGAATATGTAAAAGTGAAATAGATAAAGCTATTTGAGCCTGATTTAAATTAGACAGTGGCTTTCAGATTCTTCTTTTTCTTCGAGTCCATAGTTTTTTCCTCCTTAATCTAGGAGGATCAAGAAGCCATAATAAATATCGAATACATATGCTTAACTTTAATTAAGAATGTGAAAAATACTAACGTCTTTATATAGTCCACGCGAGTGCAAAGTAGAATACAAACTATTTGTCTTCGGTGAAGATATGACAACTATGATATATATGTGAAAAAGTTCATCTATTTATATATAGAGTTTATAAAACtttaattgttttttattttattttatttaaaataaacCTAATATTATTTATATGTAATTAAGCTctttaaataaaataaaatattaattaaattaaatcagaattaatttaattaattgtCAATTATCATTTGTTTAAGTAAATCATctttaataaaataaattatatt is a window of Lathyrus oleraceus cultivar Zhongwan6 chromosome 6, CAAS_Psat_ZW6_1.0, whole genome shotgun sequence DNA encoding:
- the LOC127098648 gene encoding protein ENHANCED DISEASE RESISTANCE 2 isoform X2, with the translated sequence MKEGKMEGWLYLFRSSRFGQHYSRKRYFILKDNVLTSFNIKPSSQMEEPIRSAMIDSFIRVTDNGRESINKDVFFIFTIYNASNQKDKLKLGASSSEEAAKWIRSFQEAAVKENPNSAKNFVACHKRRHSSLRYGGTKSIDWKYSNLSFQSCAYSEVMTTDVIAPSPWKIFGCQNGLRMFKEAKYWDSHGRQRMGDQQAIMAVGVVDGTSEAIFHTLMSLDPSRTEWDFCINRGSVVDHIDGHTDIIYLQLYNDWLPWGMKPRDLLLRRYWRREDDGTYVLLYHSVYHSKCSPKNGYVRASLKSGGFVVTPVNKGTQSVVRHMLAIDWRLWKLDLRPSSAKSITIRMLERVAALRELYRTKAGNYSSESLVMTKDIGLPITVKEDVKIKVSEENNRPIDELVEVQDEVDDREIRGRTSLMGLNDSDEFFDVPESTEYDHFDNPWHSDMSSEQIGVPQPRLSSAAGLVKKLHDLAIQKKGYIDLQEAAREESASCSYGFTLAKDPKCTLPCTWADSDPSLFLVRGETYLQDHTKVKATNTLMQLVGADWLRCDRREDDLCSRPGSIVQKYAAKGGPEFFFVINIQMPGSPMYNIAVYYMMKTPLEDNPLLQSFVEGDDTYRNSRFKLIPYISKGSWIVKQSVGKKACLIGQALEINYIRGKNYLELDIDVGSSTVARGVASLVLGYLNNLVVEIAFLIQGNTQDELPEVLIGTCRLNHMDATKAIAVNT
- the LOC127098648 gene encoding protein ENHANCED DISEASE RESISTANCE 2 isoform X1, giving the protein MKEGKMEGWLYLFRSSRFGQHYSRKRYFILKDNVLTSFNIKPSSQMEEPIRSAMIDSFIRVTDNGRESINKDVFFIFTIYNASNQKDKLKLGASSSEEAAKWIRSFQEAAVKENPNSAKNFVACHKRRHSSLRYGGTKSIDWKYSNLSFQSCAYSEVMTTDVIAPSPWKIFGCQNGLRMFKEAKYWDSHGRQRMGDQQAIMAVGVVDGTSEAIFHTLMSLDPSRTEWDFCINRGSVVDHIDGHTDIIYLQLYNDWLPWGMKPRDLLLRRYWRREDDGTYAVLLYHSVYHSKCSPKNGYVRASLKSGGFVVTPVNKGTQSVVRHMLAIDWRLWKLDLRPSSAKSITIRMLERVAALRELYRTKAGNYSSESLVMTKDIGLPITVKEDVKIKVSEENNRPIDELVEVQDEVDDREIRGRTSLMGLNDSDEFFDVPESTEYDHFDNPWHSDMSSEQIGVPQPRLSSAAGLVKKLHDLAIQKKGYIDLQEAAREESASCSYGFTLAKDPKCTLPCTWADSDPSLFLVRGETYLQDHTKVKATNTLMQLVGADWLRCDRREDDLCSRPGSIVQKYAAKGGPEFFFVINIQMPGSPMYNIAVYYMMKTPLEDNPLLQSFVEGDDTYRNSRFKLIPYISKGSWIVKQSVGKKACLIGQALEINYIRGKNYLELDIDVGSSTVARGVASLVLGYLNNLVVEIAFLIQGNTQDELPEVLIGTCRLNHMDATKAIAVNT